One stretch of Cedecea neteri DNA includes these proteins:
- a CDS encoding YceI family protein yields MKKILLGATLSALLFTTGSAVAADYKIDKQGQHAFVNFRIQHLGYSWLYGTFRDFDGGFTFDEKNPAADKVNVTINTTSVDTNHAERDKHLRSAEFLNVAKFPQATFASTEVKKDGEKLDITGNLTLNGVTKPVTLAAKLIGQGDDPWGGVRAGFEAEGKIKLKDFNITQDLGPASQDVDLIISVEGIRQ; encoded by the coding sequence ATGAAGAAAATCCTGCTGGGAGCCACCTTAAGCGCTCTGTTATTTACCACCGGCTCGGCCGTCGCCGCTGACTATAAAATTGATAAACAGGGTCAGCACGCGTTTGTGAATTTCCGTATTCAACACCTCGGCTATAGCTGGCTGTACGGTACCTTCCGTGATTTTGACGGCGGCTTTACCTTCGACGAGAAAAATCCTGCGGCGGATAAAGTGAACGTTACCATCAACACCACCAGCGTTGACACTAACCATGCCGAGCGCGACAAACACCTGCGCAGCGCAGAGTTCCTCAATGTAGCGAAGTTCCCGCAGGCCACTTTCGCCTCAACGGAAGTGAAGAAAGACGGCGAGAAGCTGGATATTACCGGCAATTTGACGCTGAACGGCGTGACTAAGCCAGTGACGCTGGCGGCTAAGCTGATTGGTCAGGGCGATGACCCGTGGGGCGGCGTGCGTGCAGGCTTTGAAGCCGAAGGGAAAATCAAGCTGAAGGACTTCAACATTACTCAGGATTTAGGGCCAGCTTCACAGGACGTTGATCTGATTATCTCTGTTGAAGGTATACGCCAGTAA
- a CDS encoding rhodanese-related sulfurtransferase, translated as MPVLHNRVSNEELRERMLAETEPRTTISFYKYFTIEQPQATRDALYQLFLSLNVFGRVYLAHEGINAQISVPESRVDAFREALYAFHPAFNNLRLNIALEDDGKSFWVLRMKVRERIVADGIDDPTFDASDVGEYLKAADVNAMLDDPSAVFIDMRNHYEYEVGHFEDALEIPADTFREQLPKAVDMMQDDKDKKIVMYCTGGIRCEKASAWMRHNGFKNVYHIEGGIIEYARRAREQGLPVRFVGKNFVFDGRMGERISDDVIAHCHQCGTPCDSHTNCKNDGCHLLFIQCPACAEKFSGCCSEVCREELVLSPEEQRRRRAGRENGNKIFNKSRGMLNTTLGIPDPEK; from the coding sequence ATGCCAGTGTTACACAACCGCGTATCGAATGAGGAGCTGCGCGAGCGCATGCTTGCCGAAACCGAGCCGCGCACGACTATCTCATTCTACAAATACTTCACTATTGAACAGCCGCAGGCCACGCGTGATGCACTTTATCAGCTGTTTTTGAGCCTCAACGTTTTTGGCCGCGTCTATCTGGCGCATGAAGGGATCAACGCTCAAATAAGCGTCCCCGAAAGCCGTGTTGATGCCTTCCGCGAGGCGCTTTATGCCTTCCATCCGGCATTCAATAATTTGCGCCTGAATATTGCCCTTGAGGATGACGGTAAATCCTTCTGGGTGCTGCGCATGAAGGTGCGCGAACGCATCGTCGCCGACGGCATTGATGACCCCACGTTTGACGCAAGCGACGTAGGCGAATATCTAAAAGCGGCGGATGTTAACGCCATGCTCGACGACCCGAGCGCGGTCTTCATCGATATGCGTAACCATTACGAATATGAAGTGGGGCATTTCGAGGACGCTCTCGAGATCCCGGCGGATACCTTCCGTGAACAGCTGCCGAAAGCCGTGGATATGATGCAGGATGACAAAGATAAGAAAATTGTCATGTACTGCACCGGCGGGATCCGCTGCGAAAAAGCCAGCGCCTGGATGCGCCATAACGGCTTTAAAAACGTTTACCACATTGAAGGTGGGATCATTGAGTACGCGCGTCGTGCGCGTGAACAAGGTTTGCCGGTGCGTTTTGTCGGGAAAAACTTTGTCTTCGATGGGCGAATGGGGGAGCGCATCTCTGATGATGTGATTGCCCACTGCCACCAGTGCGGGACGCCGTGCGACAGCCACACCAACTGCAAAAATGACGGCTGCCACCTGCTGTTTATTCAGTGCCCGGCCTGTGCGGAGAAATTCTCTGGCTGCTGCAGCGAAGTTTGCCGTGAAGAGCTGGTGTTGTCTCCGGAAGAGCAGCGCCGCCGCCGCGCGGGTCGTGAAAACGGGAATAAGATCTTCAATAAGTCTCGCGGCATGTTGAATACCACGCTCGGTATTCCCGATCCTGAGAAGTAA